Proteins encoded within one genomic window of Bombina bombina isolate aBomBom1 chromosome 1, aBomBom1.pri, whole genome shotgun sequence:
- the LOC128665911 gene encoding olfactory receptor 12D3-like — translation MEKLNQTLVTEFILLGITNIYWLKIPFFITFLILYMFSLVGNVSIVIVVIYEHNLHTPMYSLLSNLSFLDFCYSTTTVPKMLAGLVMNNKKISFTSCIAQLFFFHFLGSTEALLLMSMSYDRYVAICNPLRYHKIMAKKTCIKLAFGAWGTSFFYSLTHTILASRLPFCRFNNVDHFLCDIKPLLKLACSDTRLNESLVSIITGFIGIASFVLIVISYAFIGTHLMNIQTSQGRRKAFSTCTSHLTVVLLFYGTALSTYIRPATKDSLEQDRQAAVLYTAITPALNPLIYALRNKDVKIALKKHVLRRHGF, via the coding sequence ATGGAAAAGCTGAATCAAACATTGGTAACTGAATTCATtcttttgggaatcacaaacatcTATTGGCTAAAGATCCCTTTCTTCATTACATTTCTTATATTGTACATGTTTAGTTTGGTAGGAAATGTCAGTATTGTAATTGTGGTAATTTATGAACACAacctgcacacacctatgtattccTTGTTGAGTAATCTTTCTTTCTTGGATTTCTGCTACTCAACAACCACAGTTCCTAAAATGCTTGCAGGTTTAGTAATGAACAACAAGAAAATATCTTTTACAAGCTGCATAGCTCAGCTCTTTTTCTTCCACTTTTTGGGAAGTACAGAAGCTCTTCTTCTCATGTCTATGTCTTATGATAGGTATGTTGCTATATGTAACCCTCTACGTTATCATAAAATCATGGCAAAAAAAACTTGTATAAAGTTGGCTTTTGGGGCATGGGGCACTAGCTTTTTTTATTCACTGACACACACAATTCTAGCATCCAGATTACCATTCTGCAGGTTCAACAATGTAGACCACTTCTTGTGTGATATCAAGCCATTATTAAAACTTGCCTGTTCAGATACTCGTCTCAATGAAAGTCTGGTGTCCATTATAACAGGCTTCATAGGCATTGCCTCCTTTGTATTAATAGTAATCTCTTATGCCTTTATTGGGACTCACCTCATGAACATACAAACCTCCCAAGGTAGACGCAAGGCCTTTTCTACCTGTACTTCCCACCTGACTGTTGTCCTTTTATTCTATGGAACTGCTCTCTCCACATACATAAGACCAGCCACCAAAGATTCTCTGGAGCAGGATAGACAGGCCGCTGTATTGTACACCGCAATTACTCCAGCCTTAAACCCACTTATATATGCTCTGAGAAACAAAGATGTAAAAATTGCACTTAAAAAACATGTTTTAAGAAGGCATGgcttttaa